The genomic segment TTAGAAACATGACTTGTCAGCCAGCTTAGCTATCTGCTGCTAGTCCCTTCTGAATCTATATATCATTTATTCAAATCCCAAAATACAGCTCTTTAACCTACATATTTATCAATGCAGCCTATACCTACCTGCTAAAGGTAGAGCCTAACTGAAGCTTAGAACCCAAGATAAGTAGACAACCGCCTGCACAGCGTCCAGTTTCTGCCTACCTTACATCGTGACTTAAGAAGCCTATCTAGCGATTTGAGACCTAAACGGTTGAAATTTGTTAAAGCTTCCTAGCCCTTGTACTCAAGATAAACCGCCCTGCCACTCTACAAAGCATGCAGGTCActcttttccctccctcttgccCCGAAAAGGCCCTGTCGACCGACCATTCTGTATGTACACCCTCCGATCGAGCAGCCGAATGATCTCATCTCTGTCCTCGCATGGCGGGCGATCCTCTTCCGAGATTGCTGCGACTGCTTCCTCCTCAAACATCACAGCCTCCTTACGGCGTTTTTGTTCGTAAAGCACGAGTGCTAATCGATACTGTGCGCGGGCTAGATCAGGCACTCCTAAGCCAGACTGCCCGCCGAACTCGACTGCTTCGCGTAGATATTGCCTGCAAAAGGATCGATTTGGTCAGCCAGGTTTTTCTAAAGTTCAGTAAACAATGCGTaacggcggcaaggaaaCATACTCGGCTTTTCCCGCTCGGTCGAGGTAGTAGTATACGGTTCCAGTCCAGTACTTCGTGGTGAGGACGTCGGGGTTATCCCTATCGAGTAGTCTGGATCGCACTTTAAGAACATCCCTCAACCTGCTGAGAGCATCACTCAGGGATCCTGAGGCCATCAGTGCATATGCCCATTGCATTTCGAACCTTACTGTCTCGAGGTGGTTGTGTCCCAGCTCCGCCTTGCAAAGCTCGAACGACTTACTAGCCAGGTCTAGAGCTTCGTCGATGCGGCCCTGTCCGACCCGGACAACCGTTAGGTCGGCATATTGGAGAGCAAATCGAAACCTCAGCGTCCTTTCGTCACCTAGAGTCTTATAGAGCGCCAGAGACTTTGTCATTCCGCGGTCGGCCTCTTCAAACTGTTCCATATCGGCGTAGAAGTATGCAAGGTCGTTCCACGCCCTACCGACATCTACCTGCTGCTCGATCGTAGCAGTGCCAGGCGGCAGGCTGCGAAGAAATGCCTCCCGGTGTTTGACCACGCGTTTCATTCGCGCGATAACAGCGTCTCGATTGTCAGCGCTCTCGTGCGCGTCTAGTAGGCTGAGCATGTTCTCCAGGCTCGCGAGCACCGGGCTGGgttcatcatcatcaacaagcTCCAGCACCATCTTCtcgcccagcagcaggatTGGAAGGGCAATCCTATTCAGCTGTTGCTCCCAGAGAAAGCTGCCAGCGTCGCTCAGGAGACCAGCAAACTCCATATCGCTGTGCATCGGTGGGTCAGATCTTTCAAAAGCTGATTGCAAGCTCAAGACTTGCGGCATTAACCTTTTCCATATGGGATCGAATTGAGGAGTGCGGGAGGTCATGTCGCGTCTGGGAAAGGCGTTTCTTGTAAGGCGGAGGGCTCTTTTGAACCTGGCCTGACGCTTCTCAGGATCCGTGTCCATTTGGATCATCAGGGCAAGACGGAGTGAGCGGTGTATTCGTAAACTAGAGCCGTCTTTAATGATGTTTCGTTCAATGAGGTTGCGTCGAGTCAGGCTCGACACCATGCCAATGAGCCTTAAAGGTGTGAGCATGTGCATGTCTGGAAGCAGCAGAGTAAAGGCGGTCTCGTCTTACTTGATTGTGGAAAACCCAGCGGCCCCGTCCTCATTGACATCGGGCTTGCTCTTAAGGAAGTCCTCGGGTATATAGTCTGGGTTCAGGAACGCGAGCACGTCAAGAAAGTTCCTTGTGTCCTCATTCAGACTGCTTAACGCAGTATCCCAGACGGTACTGAGCGTTCTCTCGTACTGCATCACCGATGCGTTCGAGTTGCAGGACCAGATATCTGCCGACACGGATCTTCGCTGAAAGGTATGGAGAACTTCAGCCAAAGTGTAGTGGGACGCAACGCAAAAGCCGACGTAATGAGCAATGGCCAGCGGAGAGCCGCCCAACTCCTCTGAAAGTTCTTGGGCGTTCGCACGGGCGGGCTCATCTCTGGCATCGAGATGCATCTGGCGCAGGATCAGGCTTGTGCCTTCCTCGACCGAGAACGGGCGTATTCGAATACTCTCGGCAGAGAATTCATTAAAGGAAGGTCGTTGTgatgtgatgatggcgctACCTTTGGGGCCGCGAGGCCAGTACCGACGGAGAAGAGACACCTGTTGGACGTTGTCGAAGACCACCAACCATCGACCATCTGGAGTTTTGCCCGTCCGGTCAGTAATATCACGGCAGATAGTTGTACGATTGCTTGTTGCCTACCGCTCGTTTCAAGCCACTTCCGTGCCAGTTCTATGTCCTTTTGCTCGCTCTCACCACCATGCGGCAGGGCGAGGCCTTTGACAAGTGCAGCAAATGAGTGCCTCAGTTCAACTTCCGTCTCAGACTTGATCCAAAACGTGTGAGAGTAGGTACCCCGCAACCGATAAGCGTATTCCAGCGCAATTTGAGTCTTGCCaacgccgcccatgccgtACAATGTCATACAGCGCAGGGCTTGGGTTTGGTCTGCCACGGGTAACTGGAGGACCCTGTTTATGTCTTGTAGGATGTCGTCTCTGCCCGTGAACATGAGATTTCTTGGGAATGGAAGGGTGGACACGAGGCTGCTGACAGTCGAGACCCCTGAGGAGTTGTCGTTGGAAACATTCTTGGGGAGCCTCTCAAGGATGTCGTCTTGCCACTTCTTGGTCGCCTTCACATTGGCCAGACGGGTCTCGGCTTCGAAATCTTGGGCGTGGCTTTCTAAGCTCTGGCTCATCTTCTCGAAGTCTTTGTCCACAGAAGACCATGACAAGCGAAAGATGTTGGCTAAAGATAACAGGTGTTTAGACAAGCTTCTATACTATACAACAGCTGGATCGAAACGCGGCacacaaaaagaaaaaaaggggcAGAGGGGAGCAGGGGACAGGTTACCTATAGTACTGCGGCTCAGGAAATTTGCGCTGGACAAGCAGAAGTCGATGAAGTCGTCGTAGATAGCACGCATGGCACGGCGGAGCTGGGTGGTTGGGTATAAGTCGAGGTACGTCTCGAACCTGGGCATGGCTCCGGTGAGATGGCCGAGCATTTGCGTAATCTTGTCGATGACATCTTGGTGA from the Colletotrichum destructivum chromosome 10, complete sequence genome contains:
- a CDS encoding Putative tetratricopeptide-like helical domain superfamily is translated as MCLWGRSCCGALCGYKGNPNKTQQGEIELTTGRADHDDDAAQFAATASNRLAAVVLSSSAAPTATAKDQEYQVVQWRRGIKRHFGKLNPQAARLLLDLCDNDDLQSSIFYLDAEYSRHGLASGIKTLEPTLASIDSFSQALGALAQAGPESVQLLWGSMLLLVKVTLRHQDVIDKITQMLGHLTGAMPRFETYLDLYPTTQLRRAMRAIYDDFIDFCLSSANFLSRSTIANIFRLSWSSVDKDFEKMSQSLESHAQDFEAETRLANVKATKKWQDDILERLPKNVSNDNSSGVSTVSSLVSTLPFPRNLMFTGRDDILQDINRVLQLPVADQTQALRCMTLYGMGGVGKTQIALEYAYRLRGTYSHTFWIKSETEVELRHSFAALVKGLALPHGGESEQKDIELARKWLETSDGRWLVVFDNVQQVSLLRRYWPRGPKGSAIITSQRPSFNEFSAESIRIRPFSVEEGTSLILRQMHLDARDEPARANAQELSEELGGSPLAIAHYVGFCVASHYTLAEVLHTFQRRSVSADIWSCNSNASVMQYERTLSTVWDTALSSLNEDTRNFLDVLAFLNPDYIPEDFLKSKPDVNEDGAAGFSTIKLIGMVSSLTRRNLIERNIIKDGSSLRIHRSLRLALMIQMDTDPEKRQARFKRALRLTRNAFPRRDMTSRTPQFDPIWKRLMPQVLSLQSAFERSDPPMHSDMEFAGLLSDAGSFLWEQQLNRIALPILLLGEKMVLELVDDDEPSPVLASLENMLSLLDAHESADNRDAVIARMKRVVKHREAFLRSLPPGTATIEQQVDVGRAWNDLAYFYADMEQFEEADRGMTKSLALYKTLGDERTLRFRFALQYADLTVVRVGQGRIDEALDLASKSFELCKAELGHNHLETVRFEMQWAYALMASGSLSDALSRLRDVLKVRSRLLDRDNPDVLTTKYWTGTVYYYLDRAGKAEQYLREAVEFGGQSGLGVPDLARAQYRLALVLYEQKRRKEAVMFEEEAVAAISEEDRPPCEDRDEIIRLLDRRVYIQNGRSTGPFRGKREGKE